A single region of the Pseudomonas sp. GGS8 genome encodes:
- a CDS encoding bacteriocin immunity protein: MIKLKKKLEDYTESEYARLINRLFEGDYSSEKELDAIVDNIVDTSEHPNGSDILYYPEDGVEDSAAGALNAIKQWRAANGKPGFKPEQ; encoded by the coding sequence ATGATTAAACTCAAGAAAAAACTCGAAGATTACACAGAGTCAGAGTACGCGAGACTTATCAACCGATTATTTGAAGGCGATTACTCATCAGAAAAAGAACTCGACGCAATCGTTGACAACATAGTAGACACTTCGGAACACCCGAACGGATCTGATATTTTGTATTATCCGGAAGATGGCGTCGAAGACAGTGCTGCCGGAGCACTAAATGCCATAAAACAATGGCGAGCGGCAAACGGAAAGCCAGGATTCAAACCTGAGCAATAA
- a CDS encoding bacteriocin immunity protein, which translates to MKLKNKFEEYTESEYVALIDRLVQGDYTTEKEHDEIVDNIVSTSEHPNGTGVLYYPEEGVEDSPAGVLKAIKAWRAANGKPGFKPEQ; encoded by the coding sequence ATGAAACTTAAAAATAAATTCGAAGAGTACACAGAATCAGAATACGTTGCCCTTATAGACCGTTTGGTTCAAGGGGATTACACAACAGAGAAAGAACACGATGAAATCGTGGACAATATCGTAAGCACTTCAGAACACCCAAACGGCACAGGAGTATTGTACTACCCGGAAGAAGGTGTTGAAGACAGCCCCGCTGGCGTATTAAAAGCCATTAAAGCCTGGCGAGCCGCCAACGGAAAACCAGGTTTCAAACCCGAGCAATAA
- a CDS encoding DUF1329 domain-containing protein, producing MRKMILQCGALALSLLAANVMAAVSPEEAGKLGTTLTPLGAEKAGNADGSIPAWTGGIPKNAGAVDSKGFLADPFASEKPLFTITAATVDKYKDKLSDGQVAMFKRYPQTYRIPVYPTHRTVAVPPEIYESAKRSALNVTSINDGNGLANFTGNRYYAFPIPKNGVEVLWNHITRYHGGNLRRIITQVTPQTNGSYTPIRFEEEIAVPQLMKDLDPDKAANVLTFFKQSVTAPARLAGNVLLVHETLDQVKEPRLAWIYNAGQRRVRRAPQVAYDGPGTAADGLRTSDNFDMFSGAPDRYDWKLIGKKEMYIPYNSYKLDSPSLKYDDVVKAGHINQDLTRYELHRVWEVVGTVKPSERHIYAKRHMYLDEDSWQVALVDHYDGRGQLWRVAEGHAQYYYDHQTPAYTLEALYDIIAGRYIALGMKNEEKHSFEFGFDAKAADYTPSALRAEGVR from the coding sequence ATGCGCAAGATGATTCTGCAATGCGGTGCCCTGGCACTCAGTCTGTTGGCCGCTAACGTAATGGCGGCGGTCTCGCCGGAAGAGGCCGGCAAGCTCGGCACCACACTCACGCCACTCGGCGCCGAGAAGGCCGGTAACGCTGACGGCTCGATCCCGGCCTGGACCGGTGGCATCCCGAAAAACGCCGGTGCGGTCGACAGCAAAGGCTTTCTGGCCGACCCGTTCGCCAGTGAAAAACCGCTGTTCACCATCACCGCCGCAACGGTCGACAAGTACAAGGACAAGCTTTCGGACGGTCAGGTGGCGATGTTCAAGCGCTACCCGCAAACCTACAGAATTCCGGTCTACCCGACCCACCGTACCGTGGCCGTGCCACCGGAAATCTACGAGTCGGCCAAGCGCAGCGCGCTGAACGTGACCAGCATCAACGACGGTAACGGCTTGGCCAACTTCACCGGCAACCGCTACTACGCGTTCCCGATTCCGAAGAATGGCGTCGAGGTGCTGTGGAACCACATCACCCGTTACCACGGCGGCAACCTGCGACGCATCATCACCCAGGTGACCCCGCAGACCAACGGCAGCTACACGCCGATCCGCTTCGAGGAAGAGATCGCCGTACCGCAATTGATGAAGGACCTGGACCCGGACAAAGCCGCTAACGTACTGACCTTCTTCAAGCAGTCGGTGACCGCGCCGGCGCGGCTGGCGGGTAACGTGCTGCTGGTGCACGAAACCCTCGACCAAGTGAAAGAGCCGCGCCTGGCGTGGATCTACAACGCCGGTCAACGTCGTGTGCGTCGTGCACCGCAAGTGGCCTACGACGGACCGGGCACCGCCGCTGACGGCCTGCGGACTTCGGATAACTTCGACATGTTCTCCGGTGCGCCGGATCGCTACGACTGGAAATTGATCGGCAAAAAGGAAATGTACATTCCCTACAACAGCTACAAACTCGACTCGCCGAGCCTCAAGTACGATGACGTGGTGAAAGCCGGGCACATCAACCAGGACCTGACCCGTTACGAGTTGCACCGGGTCTGGGAAGTGGTGGGCACGGTCAAGCCGAGTGAGCGGCACATCTACGCCAAACGCCACATGTACTTGGACGAAGACAGCTGGCAAGTGGCGCTGGTGGATCACTACGATGGTCGTGGCCAACTGTGGCGAGTGGCCGAAGGTCACGCCCAGTACTACTACGATCACCAGACTCCGGCCTACACCCTCGAGGCGCTCTACGACATCATCGCGGGTCGATACATTGCCCTGGGAATGAAGAACGAAGAGAAGCACAGTTTCGAGTTTGGCTTCGACGCCAAGGCTGCCGACTACACCCCGTCGGCCCTGCGCGCCGAGGGCGTCCGGTAA
- the hmgA gene encoding homogentisate 1,2-dioxygenase, whose product MNLDSTAPALAYQSGFGNEFSSEALPGALPVGQNSPQNAPYGLYTELFSGTAFTMARSEARRTWMYRIQPSANHPAFVKLDRQLAGGPLGEVTPNRLRWNPLDIPTEPTDFIDGLVSMAANSGADKPAGISIYNYRANRSMERVFFNADGEMLLVPELGRLRIATELGVLELEPLEVAVLPRGLKFRIELLDPQARGYVAENHGAPLRLPDLGPIGSNGLANPRDFLTPVAHYENLKQPTTLVQKFLGQLWGCELDHSPLNVVAWHGNNVPYKYDLRRFNTLGTVSFDHPDPSIFTVLTSPTSVHGLANLDFVIFPPRWMVAEKTFRPPWFHRNLMNEYMGLIKGEYDAKAEGFVPGGASLHSCMSAHGPDGETCTKAINAELAPAKIDNTMAFMFETSQVLRPSRFALDCPQLQNDYDACWATLPATFDPTRR is encoded by the coding sequence ATGAACCTCGATTCAACGGCGCCAGCGCTGGCTTATCAGTCAGGCTTTGGCAACGAATTCAGCAGTGAAGCGTTGCCCGGCGCACTGCCCGTCGGCCAGAACTCCCCTCAAAACGCTCCTTACGGCCTGTACACCGAACTGTTCTCCGGCACTGCGTTCACCATGGCCCGCAGCGAAGCACGCCGCACCTGGATGTACCGCATTCAGCCGTCGGCCAATCACCCGGCATTCGTCAAACTGGATCGGCAACTGGCCGGTGGTCCGTTGGGTGAAGTGACCCCCAATCGCCTGCGCTGGAACCCCTTGGATATTCCGACCGAGCCTACCGATTTCATCGACGGGCTGGTGAGCATGGCCGCCAATTCGGGCGCGGATAAACCGGCAGGAATCAGCATTTATAACTACCGCGCCAACCGCTCCATGGAGCGGGTGTTCTTCAACGCTGACGGCGAAATGCTGCTGGTACCGGAGCTGGGCCGCCTGCGCATCGCCACCGAACTGGGCGTGCTGGAGCTGGAACCGCTGGAAGTCGCCGTGCTGCCTCGCGGCCTGAAATTCCGCATCGAATTGCTCGACCCGCAAGCCCGCGGCTACGTGGCTGAAAACCATGGTGCGCCATTGCGCCTGCCGGACCTGGGGCCGATCGGCAGCAACGGCCTGGCCAACCCCCGGGACTTCCTGACCCCGGTGGCGCATTACGAAAACCTCAAGCAACCGACCACCCTGGTGCAGAAATTCCTTGGGCAGCTGTGGGGCTGCGAGCTCGATCATTCGCCGCTGAACGTGGTCGCCTGGCATGGCAACAACGTGCCGTACAAATACGACCTGCGCCGTTTCAACACCCTCGGCACGGTGAGTTTCGATCACCCCGATCCGTCGATTTTCACCGTCCTGACCTCGCCGACCAGCGTGCATGGTCTGGCCAACCTCGACTTCGTGATTTTCCCGCCACGCTGGATGGTGGCCGAAAAGACGTTCCGTCCACCGTGGTTCCACCGCAACCTGATGAATGAATACATGGGCCTGATCAAGGGCGAGTACGACGCCAAGGCCGAAGGTTTCGTGCCGGGCGGCGCCTCGTTGCACAGTTGCATGAGCGCCCACGGCCCCGATGGCGAGACCTGCACCAAGGCGATCAACGCTGAACTGGCGCCGGCTAAAATCGATAACACCATGGCTTTCATGTTCGAAACCAGCCAGGTGCTGCGCCCGAGCCGATTCGCCCTGGATTGCCCGCAACTGCAAAACGATTACGACGCCTGCTGGGCCACGCTGCCCGCCACTTTCGACCCGACCCGGAGATAA
- a CDS encoding DUF1302 domain-containing protein, with translation MTKTTMRAIFKPQALAAAVALGCCAQAQAVSFNIGEIEGQFDSSLSVGASWGMRDADKSLVGTVNGGTGQSSTGDDGRLNFKKGETFSKIFKGIHDLELKYGDTGVFVRGKYWYDFELKDEDREFKQISDSGRKEGAKSSGAELLDAFVYHNYSIADLPGTVRAGKQVVSWGESTFIGNSINSINPIDVSAFRRPGAEIKEGLIPVNMLFASQGLTDQLSVEGFYQLEWDQTVVDNCGTFFGNDVVADGCNNNYTVGSPAIAPLAPLASAFGQPIQVTREGVVVPRGGDRDARDSGQWGTALRWLGDDTEYGLYFMNYHSRTPTVGTTTASLSTLASLPGMVSVANRLAPGSGSGLAQSVMLGRGQYYLEYPEDIRLYGASFSTTLPTGTAWSGEISYRPNAPVQVNTNDLTLAMVNPIAGGAASPIATTPGADNKGYRRKEITQIQSTLTQFFDQVLGAQRLTLVGEAAVVHVGGLEPRSKLRYGRDSVYGQYGFGGDTDGFVTSTSWGYRARAILDYANVIGGINLKPNLSWSHDVSGYGPNGLFNEGAKAISVGLDADYRNTYTASLSYTDFFGGDYNTLTDRDFVALSFGVNF, from the coding sequence ATGACAAAAACAACAATGCGCGCCATCTTCAAACCGCAAGCGCTGGCCGCTGCGGTGGCCTTGGGCTGCTGTGCCCAGGCGCAGGCAGTTTCATTCAACATCGGCGAAATCGAGGGGCAGTTCGATTCTTCGCTGTCCGTCGGCGCAAGTTGGGGCATGCGCGACGCCGACAAGTCGCTGGTGGGCACCGTCAATGGCGGGACCGGCCAATCCTCGACCGGTGATGACGGACGCCTGAACTTCAAGAAAGGCGAAACCTTCTCCAAGATCTTCAAAGGCATCCACGACCTCGAATTAAAGTACGGCGACACGGGTGTGTTCGTCCGTGGCAAGTACTGGTACGACTTCGAGCTCAAAGACGAAGACCGCGAGTTCAAGCAGATCAGTGACAGTGGCCGCAAGGAAGGCGCCAAGTCTTCCGGGGCGGAGCTTCTCGATGCCTTCGTTTATCACAACTATTCCATCGCCGATTTGCCGGGCACCGTGCGCGCTGGCAAGCAAGTAGTCAGTTGGGGTGAAAGTACCTTCATCGGCAACTCGATCAACAGCATCAACCCGATCGACGTCTCCGCGTTCCGTCGCCCCGGCGCCGAGATCAAGGAAGGGCTGATTCCGGTCAACATGCTGTTCGCCTCCCAGGGCCTGACCGATCAGCTCTCGGTGGAAGGTTTCTATCAACTGGAGTGGGACCAGACCGTCGTCGACAACTGCGGCACCTTCTTCGGTAACGATGTGGTGGCGGACGGTTGCAACAACAATTACACCGTCGGCAGCCCGGCGATTGCCCCGTTGGCGCCTTTGGCGTCGGCCTTCGGTCAACCGATCCAGGTGACCCGCGAGGGCGTGGTCGTTCCCCGTGGCGGCGACCGCGATGCGCGCGATTCCGGGCAGTGGGGCACGGCGTTGCGCTGGCTCGGTGACGACACCGAGTACGGCCTGTACTTCATGAACTACCACAGTCGCACACCGACGGTCGGCACCACCACTGCCAGCCTGTCGACGCTGGCCAGCCTGCCGGGCATGGTAAGTGTTGCCAACCGTCTGGCGCCGGGCAGCGGGTCGGGGCTGGCGCAAAGCGTGATGCTCGGACGCGGTCAGTACTACCTCGAATACCCGGAAGACATTCGTCTCTACGGCGCGAGTTTCTCCACCACCTTGCCTACCGGCACCGCGTGGAGCGGCGAGATCAGCTATCGCCCGAATGCTCCGGTGCAGGTCAACACCAACGACCTGACCCTGGCCATGGTCAACCCGATTGCCGGCGGCGCCGCGTCACCGATAGCCACCACTCCTGGCGCTGACAACAAAGGCTATCGCCGCAAGGAAATCACGCAGATCCAAAGCACCCTCACACAGTTCTTCGACCAGGTGTTGGGCGCCCAGCGCTTGACGCTGGTGGGCGAAGCGGCGGTGGTTCACGTCGGTGGTCTGGAGCCGCGGAGCAAACTGCGTTACGGCCGCGATTCGGTCTACGGCCAGTACGGTTTCGGCGGCGATACCGACGGCTTCGTCACCTCGACCTCCTGGGGCTACCGCGCCCGGGCAATCCTCGATTACGCCAACGTGATCGGCGGGATCAATCTCAAGCCCAACCTGTCCTGGTCCCATGACGTCAGCGGTTATGGCCCCAACGGTCTGTTCAACGAAGGCGCCAAGGCCATCAGCGTCGGCCTCGATGCCGACTACCGCAACACCTACACCGCGAGCTTGAGTTACACCGACTTTTTCGGCGGGGATTACAACACCCTGACTGACCGCGACTTCGTGGCCTTGAGCTTCGGCGTGAACTTCTGA
- a CDS encoding S-type pyocin domain-containing protein encodes MQQEKNILVNRGIPRTPSSSPGFGFSAGGASGPDHTDRAYDLMDSATDLLMDNNAYTEERFNENIKNIIHITDAELAKTRAAVAAVVPPGTDALEIELRTLKLQLFKARTDHQEQIGIANLYYGHDPLTHKGENPAYKGFEEPPGRRRAGQMGYYRAVEKWNISYAAAYEAKFLAEQIKLLDARLATQNNAIAEANAKAAAAAQARALAEAKRVAEEQARLAAEQEAQRVTAEKARMQAEADAYVEVQAKSKAQLQALVQLEAQERARISALNTALAEAEAKAEAAAQHFAAEQARLQAEMEQRIEQIQKQLQTERQSLEIRWKVIDTATVVAQRQVQRANLKIQQLKERQAQERERQQASLAAEGEAQRQLDQARLLAQWREETEARWQNPTFANVGSMAAFGPAFTGTTGTFGVSPATSLALRTALRAAVSTAIAALATAAAPVLVGFAALLAPSRLGNGDLFSVSVPLSELAPDSTADLYELAAVGGEIDLPVRLGSRTIGNRVEIVVVSTDGVTVPANVPVRAAHFDAKKSAYVSTTSDSIGPIVTWTPLVDPLNPSTDFPLVDTELPIYEGANVTPDGGRIDPFPQLDQYGFGGFITVFPIESGIPPTFTMFRDRRQDPGIATGNGQPVSENWLGAASTLQGAPIPEQIADKLRGREFSSFKAFRRAFWKAVAHDPFLIDQFTLFNKFDIRNGLSPSAPPSEQMGRRTKFEIHHVTLISEGGSVYDIDNLRLLTPKQHIETHSKNGEI; translated from the coding sequence ATGCAGCAAGAAAAAAATATCCTTGTTAATAGAGGTATACCTCGTACACCTTCGTCGTCTCCTGGTTTCGGATTTAGCGCAGGGGGCGCATCAGGCCCCGACCACACCGATCGTGCCTATGACTTAATGGATTCCGCCACTGATTTACTGATGGATAATAATGCGTATACCGAAGAACGCTTCAACGAAAACATCAAGAACATCATTCATATAACCGATGCCGAACTTGCAAAAACAAGAGCGGCCGTTGCTGCTGTGGTTCCCCCTGGAACCGATGCTCTTGAGATTGAGTTACGGACGCTTAAGCTGCAACTGTTCAAAGCAAGGACAGATCATCAAGAACAGATAGGAATAGCCAATCTTTATTATGGCCATGACCCACTGACCCACAAAGGTGAAAATCCTGCTTACAAGGGTTTCGAGGAGCCCCCGGGTCGTCGTCGCGCAGGGCAAATGGGTTATTACAGAGCAGTAGAGAAATGGAACATCTCTTATGCCGCAGCTTACGAGGCGAAGTTCCTGGCTGAGCAAATAAAGCTGTTGGACGCCCGCTTGGCCACACAAAACAACGCCATTGCCGAGGCCAACGCAAAAGCGGCGGCAGCGGCTCAGGCAAGAGCCTTGGCTGAAGCCAAACGCGTGGCCGAGGAACAGGCGCGATTGGCAGCGGAACAGGAAGCCCAACGTGTTACCGCAGAAAAGGCGCGCATGCAGGCGGAAGCTGATGCTTATGTTGAGGTTCAAGCTAAATCTAAAGCTCAGCTTCAGGCTCTGGTTCAGCTTGAGGCTCAAGAAAGGGCACGAATCTCAGCATTGAATACAGCTCTGGCCGAGGCTGAAGCCAAGGCAGAAGCAGCCGCGCAGCATTTCGCAGCCGAGCAGGCTCGTCTTCAAGCTGAAATGGAACAGCGAATCGAGCAGATACAAAAGCAATTACAAACAGAAAGACAGAGTCTGGAGATTCGCTGGAAAGTCATTGATACAGCTACTGTCGTGGCTCAACGACAAGTTCAACGGGCAAATCTGAAGATACAGCAGTTGAAGGAAAGGCAGGCGCAAGAGCGCGAGCGGCAACAGGCTAGTCTGGCGGCAGAGGGCGAGGCCCAACGACAACTCGATCAGGCACGCCTCTTGGCGCAATGGCGAGAGGAAACAGAGGCTCGGTGGCAAAACCCCACGTTTGCCAATGTTGGTTCGATGGCGGCATTCGGCCCGGCGTTTACCGGAACAACCGGGACCTTCGGCGTTAGTCCAGCAACCTCTTTGGCGCTCAGGACTGCGCTTCGCGCAGCGGTATCCACGGCTATCGCAGCTCTCGCAACTGCAGCAGCGCCGGTCCTGGTCGGGTTCGCCGCTCTATTGGCTCCCTCCAGGCTGGGTAACGGTGATCTTTTCTCCGTAAGTGTTCCGCTGTCAGAACTCGCTCCTGATTCAACTGCCGACCTGTATGAACTGGCAGCCGTCGGAGGGGAGATCGACCTGCCAGTGAGGCTCGGCTCGAGGACGATAGGCAACAGGGTAGAGATCGTCGTTGTCAGCACCGACGGCGTGACAGTACCCGCTAATGTGCCTGTGAGAGCGGCTCACTTCGACGCAAAGAAAAGCGCTTACGTTTCCACCACCTCCGACTCCATCGGCCCCATCGTCACTTGGACGCCATTGGTAGACCCACTGAATCCTTCGACGGATTTCCCGCTGGTCGACACTGAGCTGCCGATTTACGAAGGCGCAAATGTTACTCCCGACGGGGGACGGATAGACCCGTTTCCGCAGCTGGATCAGTATGGTTTTGGTGGATTCATCACGGTCTTCCCGATTGAGTCAGGGATCCCGCCGACGTTCACCATGTTCAGGGATCGGCGCCAGGATCCCGGGATCGCAACCGGCAACGGTCAGCCGGTTTCAGAGAACTGGTTGGGAGCAGCGTCGACACTGCAAGGCGCACCGATTCCCGAACAGATTGCGGATAAACTTCGAGGTAGGGAGTTTTCGAGTTTCAAGGCGTTTCGCAGAGCATTTTGGAAGGCTGTAGCACATGATCCATTCTTGATTGATCAGTTCACCTTATTCAACAAATTTGATATTAGAAATGGTCTATCACCAAGCGCCCCTCCTTCGGAGCAAATGGGTAGACGTACGAAGTTTGAGATTCACCATGTTACGCTTATCAGTGAAGGCGGCTCGGTCTACGACATAGATAATCTTCGTCTACTGACACCAAAGCAACACATTGAAACTCACTCCAAAAATGGAGAAATATGA
- a CDS encoding LuxR C-terminal-related transcriptional regulator, whose translation MTAMTPCLDRSGFLPRLSSHHLSRARLTEPLLASTARVKLLCAPAGSGKSALLAECLLRAPSQCRVHWLPLSGVASSAADFRHRLAEALGLASAGETELLRNLARLQTPTWLFLDDYCRLPNPELDSLLDRMLAIGSPMLTWWLGTRRRPQCNWPRLLLDDELYECESAWLAFTSGEVEQLLRPWVPDQANKVASRVIRRTGGWCAGVRIALLQKCDWSRQDNAQGRADTLLDYLQHELFSSLTPELSEAWRVLAHLPRFNARLCDHLFGAGEGAQYLRTLQALGCFIEPWRDSTDWLQVFTPFTQLLRDEQWPAGRSWHRRACQWFCAEQDWKSAFEQALLAEEYEVAVSLLQHFSFEQLFEEQTVVLLLRLHEQQGEELTLGSPQLVGLITAALLFAGRFEQATTCIARLAHFTPQPSAVLQHRLIARWQSLQGWLLHLQGRMELSRAHFLDALSALDPDCWTARLMCLSGLTQQALLRGELDVAHAHNREALCLARAQGSLVFEGLMELDHAQLLEQRGAAVRAESLLCDINELLSQRSDRPAPLLGRIALRRGRLAMSLGADEHAAELFQAGLDECLHNHDKRVLYGFLGLAQQAANHRNYAAAFVHLRDAERLMQQRQIPETVYRGVLLQISSHIWLQQGRPELACEALSRVLRHYRGSPVRQAPPATLELIPVLEFLLILAEVYLGLAQAPLARLEAQLQWARQRGMSRLQAQLHLVMAEVAWLTDDPSAQQSLQDGLALVERCNLQQVLCDLQLRQPELLGAIRLAATGAPLNGETFPQSQLSLREIEVLKLVAQGNSNQQIADLLFISLHTVKTHARRINVKLGVERRTQAVAQAKLLGMLG comes from the coding sequence ATGACCGCCATGACCCCGTGTCTGGACCGTTCTGGATTTCTGCCCCGCCTGTCCTCTCATCACCTGTCGCGGGCTCGCTTGACCGAGCCGCTACTGGCCTCCACGGCCCGAGTGAAATTACTCTGCGCACCCGCCGGCAGCGGCAAGAGTGCGCTGCTCGCCGAGTGCCTGTTGCGGGCGCCATCCCAATGCCGGGTGCATTGGCTGCCCTTGTCTGGCGTGGCGTCGAGCGCGGCCGATTTTCGTCATCGTCTGGCGGAGGCGCTGGGGCTGGCCTCGGCGGGCGAAACCGAATTGCTGCGCAATCTGGCGCGATTACAGACGCCGACCTGGCTGTTTCTCGATGACTACTGCCGTCTGCCGAACCCGGAGCTGGACTCGTTGCTGGATCGCATGTTGGCGATCGGCAGCCCGATGCTGACCTGGTGGCTTGGCACTCGCCGCCGGCCGCAATGCAACTGGCCAAGGTTGCTGCTCGATGATGAGTTGTACGAGTGCGAGAGCGCTTGGCTGGCTTTTACTTCAGGTGAAGTGGAGCAGCTGTTGCGTCCCTGGGTGCCGGATCAGGCCAACAAGGTGGCCAGTCGGGTCATCCGTCGCACTGGCGGCTGGTGTGCCGGTGTGCGGATCGCACTGTTGCAGAAGTGCGACTGGTCGCGTCAGGACAACGCCCAGGGACGGGCGGACACCTTGCTCGATTATCTGCAGCACGAGTTGTTCAGCTCGCTGACGCCTGAGTTGAGCGAGGCCTGGCGCGTGCTGGCCCACTTGCCACGCTTCAATGCCCGACTGTGTGATCACCTGTTCGGGGCCGGGGAGGGCGCGCAGTACCTGAGGACCTTGCAAGCTCTGGGCTGTTTTATCGAACCCTGGCGCGACTCCACCGACTGGCTGCAGGTGTTCACCCCGTTCACCCAATTGCTGCGCGATGAGCAATGGCCGGCCGGACGCTCCTGGCATCGGCGTGCCTGCCAGTGGTTCTGCGCCGAGCAGGACTGGAAATCAGCCTTCGAACAGGCATTGCTCGCCGAGGAATACGAAGTGGCGGTCAGCCTGTTGCAGCACTTCAGTTTCGAGCAGCTGTTCGAGGAGCAGACGGTGGTGCTGTTGTTGCGTTTGCACGAGCAGCAAGGCGAGGAACTGACACTGGGCAGTCCGCAGTTGGTCGGATTGATTACCGCCGCCTTGTTGTTCGCCGGACGTTTCGAGCAGGCGACCACCTGCATCGCTCGTTTGGCGCATTTCACGCCGCAACCCTCGGCCGTGCTTCAGCATCGATTGATTGCACGCTGGCAGTCCCTGCAGGGTTGGCTACTGCATTTGCAGGGGCGCATGGAGCTTTCTCGCGCGCACTTTCTTGACGCGTTGAGCGCACTCGATCCCGACTGTTGGACGGCGCGGTTGATGTGTTTGTCGGGGCTGACGCAACAGGCATTGCTAAGGGGCGAACTCGACGTCGCACACGCCCATAACCGCGAGGCCTTGTGCCTGGCGCGGGCGCAAGGTTCGCTGGTGTTCGAGGGCCTGATGGAGCTCGATCATGCGCAATTGCTGGAGCAACGGGGCGCGGCGGTGCGGGCCGAAAGCTTGCTCTGTGACATCAATGAACTGCTCAGTCAGCGTTCGGACCGACCTGCGCCCTTGCTGGGACGAATTGCGTTGCGTCGTGGGCGGCTGGCCATGAGTCTGGGAGCAGACGAACACGCTGCCGAACTCTTTCAGGCGGGGCTGGACGAGTGCTTGCACAACCATGACAAGCGCGTGCTGTATGGGTTTCTCGGTCTGGCGCAACAGGCGGCCAATCATCGAAATTATGCTGCGGCGTTTGTTCATCTGCGCGACGCTGAACGGTTAATGCAGCAGCGGCAGATTCCCGAAACGGTTTATCGGGGGGTACTGCTGCAAATCAGCAGCCATATCTGGTTGCAGCAGGGGCGTCCCGAGTTGGCCTGCGAAGCCTTGAGTCGGGTGCTCCGTCATTATCGTGGCTCCCCTGTACGCCAGGCACCGCCAGCGACACTCGAGCTGATACCGGTTCTGGAATTCCTGTTGATACTGGCCGAGGTTTATCTAGGACTGGCCCAAGCGCCGTTGGCCCGGCTCGAGGCCCAGTTGCAATGGGCGCGACAGCGAGGCATGTCGCGACTACAAGCACAGTTGCATTTGGTCATGGCCGAAGTTGCCTGGTTGACCGACGACCCTTCTGCTCAGCAGTCGTTGCAGGACGGATTGGCCCTGGTCGAGCGCTGCAACCTCCAACAAGTGTTGTGCGATTTGCAACTACGCCAGCCTGAATTACTGGGCGCAATCCGCCTTGCCGCAACGGGAGCCCCTTTGAATGGGGAGACCTTCCCACAGAGTCAATTGAGTTTGCGTGAAATAGAAGTATTGAAGTTAGTGGCGCAGGGTAATTCCAATCAACAGATTGCCGACCTTCTTTTTATTTCATTGCACACCGTTAAAACCCATGCACGGAGAATTAATGTGAAGTTGGGAGTGGAGCGAAGAACCCAGGCGGTTGCGCAGGCAAAGTTGTTGGGGATGCTCGGTTAG
- a CDS encoding IclR family transcriptional regulator produces the protein METPRNNDKQKVRSAEVGTDILKALAELSPSTSLSRLAEHVQMPASKVHRYLQALIASGFAEQNPATNHYGLGREALRVGLAALNSMDVLKVAALPLAELRDDLNETCFLAVWGNQGATVVHIEPAVRAVTVVTQLGSVLPLLSSSTGLVFSAFLPHRETVELREAEVSAVEAHPLADEQAYVTLCQQIRERGLHHVHGLLMPGVDALSAPVFNAVGQVAAVMTIVGPTSLFHADENGPAAQRLLAATRAVSWRMGYQPPALAD, from the coding sequence ATGGAAACGCCGCGCAACAACGATAAACAGAAAGTCCGCTCGGCCGAGGTCGGTACTGACATCCTCAAGGCACTGGCCGAGCTATCGCCCTCGACCTCGCTGTCGCGTCTGGCCGAACACGTTCAGATGCCTGCGAGCAAGGTTCACCGTTACCTACAGGCGTTGATCGCCAGCGGTTTTGCCGAGCAGAACCCCGCCACCAACCACTACGGCCTGGGCCGTGAAGCGTTGCGCGTGGGCCTGGCTGCTCTGAACAGTATGGACGTGCTGAAAGTCGCCGCCCTGCCCTTGGCCGAACTGCGTGACGATCTGAACGAAACCTGTTTTTTGGCGGTGTGGGGTAATCAGGGGGCGACGGTGGTGCACATCGAACCGGCAGTGCGAGCGGTGACGGTGGTCACGCAATTGGGCTCGGTTTTACCGTTGCTCAGCTCGTCGACAGGGTTGGTGTTCAGTGCCTTTCTGCCCCACCGGGAGACGGTGGAACTGCGCGAGGCGGAGGTCAGCGCGGTGGAGGCTCACCCATTGGCGGACGAGCAGGCCTACGTGACGTTGTGCCAGCAAATCCGCGAACGGGGTTTGCACCACGTTCACGGATTATTGATGCCCGGGGTCGACGCATTGTCGGCTCCGGTGTTCAACGCCGTCGGCCAGGTGGCGGCGGTGATGACCATCGTCGGCCCGACCTCGTTGTTCCACGCCGACGAAAACGGCCCGGCGGCGCAGCGCTTGCTGGCGGCGACCCGGGCCGTGAGTTGGCGGATGGGGTATCAGCCACCTGCCCTGGCCGATTGA